In a single window of the Streptomyces sp. NBC_00094 genome:
- a CDS encoding PP2C family protein-serine/threonine phosphatase → MKTPAYHLATHRSWAVPSAAMSIVVVAATAAGPGFGLLPLYAAGPALAAARGTTVTVLSMAAVAAGLCLFSATMDGNLGQTRLLIALGGNAVVTAAACYVSRVRCRAEQDLVDVREVAEVVQDVLVPPLPSQDGPIRLTGSYLSATKAARVGGDLYQAVHVTDGVRIMVADVQGKGLDALHTATLVLNAFRDAARGPHSLEEVPAHIEEALGSRTEGDRFVTGIIAEVHHDGTVDLLNCGHPAPLVRRADGTLELAHPAEPAPPLGLTGLREFGDLDAAAPVATHLVLAPGERMLFYTDGLSEARDPEGEFYPVLDRAQGPLGHPEPDLALEQLRADVEIHTGSGGDDDSALLLLHLEGVA, encoded by the coding sequence ATGAAGACACCCGCATACCACTTGGCGACGCACCGGTCATGGGCAGTGCCCAGCGCCGCGATGAGCATCGTGGTGGTGGCCGCCACCGCGGCGGGACCCGGGTTCGGTCTGCTGCCGCTCTACGCTGCCGGTCCCGCCCTGGCGGCCGCGCGCGGCACCACGGTCACGGTGCTGAGCATGGCCGCCGTCGCTGCCGGGCTCTGCCTGTTCAGCGCCACGATGGACGGCAACCTCGGACAGACCCGACTGCTGATCGCCCTGGGCGGGAACGCCGTCGTCACCGCGGCCGCCTGTTACGTGAGCCGGGTCCGCTGCCGGGCCGAACAGGACCTCGTCGACGTACGGGAGGTCGCGGAGGTGGTCCAGGACGTCCTCGTCCCGCCGCTGCCGTCGCAGGACGGTCCGATCAGGCTCACCGGTTCGTACCTGTCCGCCACCAAGGCCGCGCGCGTCGGCGGTGACCTGTATCAGGCCGTGCACGTCACCGACGGTGTACGGATCATGGTCGCCGACGTCCAGGGCAAGGGCCTCGACGCGCTGCACACCGCCACCCTCGTCCTGAACGCCTTCCGTGACGCCGCCCGAGGCCCGCACAGCCTGGAGGAGGTACCGGCGCACATCGAGGAGGCGCTGGGCTCCCGTACGGAAGGAGACCGGTTCGTCACCGGCATCATCGCCGAAGTGCACCACGACGGGACGGTCGACCTGTTGAACTGCGGCCACCCCGCCCCCCTCGTGCGGCGAGCGGACGGCACCCTGGAGCTCGCCCACCCCGCCGAGCCCGCACCGCCCCTGGGCCTCACCGGCCTCAGAGAGTTCGGCGACCTCGACGCCGCCGCGCCCGTCGCCACCCACCTCGTCCTGGCCCCCGGGGAACGCATGCTCTTCTACACCGACGGTCTCAGTGAAGCCCGCGACCCGGAGGGCGAGTTCTACCCGGTCCTGGACCGCGCCCAGGGCCCGCTCGGCCATCCCGAGCCCGACCTGGCCCTGGAGCAACTGCGCGCCGACGTCGAGATCCACACCGGCAGTGGCGGCGACGACGACTCCGCCCTGCTGCTCCTCCACCTTGAGGGCGTCGCCTGA
- a CDS encoding tetratricopeptide repeat protein, which produces MHLDEGRRAAEAGDWVAAGHAFVRAAMEGSAEGAELATQVTVGLVPLADAGSAEAAALLAGIYLEYFDESALPDAVRYARAAAGAGLPAGERTYGYMLLEGIGVEEDHARAAELFRTAAEAGDAYACLNLAQLVDDPDESRRLLEEAARAGVDVAGVLLADELSSLDRDEEALTWYLWAAERGHTGAMNAAACWYRDGFGTDPDPVQAVRWFFVMSAYGDGDGVHEAIELAKSGGVDENQVREAGRLANDPAAAEALIATVWGG; this is translated from the coding sequence ATGCATCTGGACGAGGGACGAAGGGCCGCCGAGGCCGGGGACTGGGTGGCGGCGGGGCACGCGTTCGTGCGGGCCGCCATGGAGGGCAGCGCGGAGGGCGCCGAACTGGCTACCCAGGTGACCGTGGGACTCGTACCGCTGGCGGACGCCGGGTCGGCGGAGGCGGCCGCGCTGCTCGCCGGGATCTACCTGGAGTACTTCGACGAGTCGGCCCTGCCCGACGCCGTGCGGTACGCCCGCGCGGCGGCCGGGGCCGGGCTCCCGGCCGGAGAGCGCACCTACGGCTACATGCTGCTCGAAGGGATCGGCGTCGAGGAGGACCACGCCCGCGCCGCCGAACTGTTCAGGACGGCCGCCGAGGCCGGGGACGCCTACGCCTGCCTCAACCTCGCCCAGCTGGTCGACGACCCCGACGAGTCCCGCCGCCTCCTCGAGGAGGCCGCGCGCGCGGGCGTCGACGTGGCCGGCGTCCTGCTCGCCGACGAGCTCTCCTCGCTCGACCGGGACGAGGAGGCGCTGACCTGGTACCTCTGGGCGGCCGAGCGCGGCCACACGGGCGCGATGAACGCCGCCGCCTGCTGGTACCGCGACGGCTTCGGCACCGATCCGGATCCGGTGCAGGCGGTGCGCTGGTTCTTCGTCATGTCGGCGTACGGCGACGGGGACGGCGTCCACGAGGCGATCGAACTGGCGAAGTCCGGAGGCGTCGACGAGAACCAGGTCCGCGAGGCCGGCCGCCTCGCGAACGACCCCGCCGCGGCGGAGGCCCTGATCGCCACGGTGTGGGGCGGCTGA
- a CDS encoding GNAT family N-acetyltransferase, producing the protein MNGTVLRTRRLDLVPLAVAHAEEMAAVLADPALHTFIGGAPLTAPELRARYERLTAGSPDPAVVWANWVVRLRDEDRLAGTVQATVTDGGRVAEIAWVVGTEWQGRGIAREAARGLVDLLTTQGVRTVLAHVHPEHAASAAVARAAGLTATEEREDGEIRWRLGPVRP; encoded by the coding sequence GTGAACGGGACGGTCCTGCGGACCCGGCGGCTCGACCTCGTGCCGCTCGCCGTCGCCCACGCGGAGGAGATGGCCGCCGTCCTGGCCGACCCCGCCCTGCACACGTTCATCGGCGGCGCCCCGCTGACCGCGCCCGAACTGCGCGCCCGGTACGAGCGGCTGACCGCCGGATCGCCCGACCCGGCCGTCGTCTGGGCCAACTGGGTCGTGCGGCTCCGCGACGAGGACCGGCTCGCCGGGACCGTCCAGGCGACCGTCACGGACGGCGGGCGGGTCGCGGAGATCGCGTGGGTCGTCGGCACCGAGTGGCAGGGCAGGGGCATCGCCCGCGAGGCGGCCCGGGGGCTCGTGGACCTGCTCACGACCCAGGGCGTACGAACGGTGCTCGCGCACGTCCACCCGGAGCACGCGGCCTCCGCCGCAGTCGCCCGCGCGGCGGGCCTCACGGCGACGGAGGAACGGGAGGACGGGGAGATCCGCTGGCGGCTGGGTCCTGTCCGACCCTGA
- a CDS encoding choice-of-anchor A family protein, with protein sequence MTKPTKPPLGLTACAAACAVAALALPAGAVVPRAAAVAVTVGNPVAGNNGFGVVTEKNALLGSTESEGPVAVGGDLAYGAGYNVSLHTAGTFTAPGDARPTALLVGGRIDYAHSSPVGVLKVLADGYVKVGDATGSDVVTKDGNGATVKTQVTATGAGHDATPRIELTTEQPASSVAPAPGLMDFTSLFSTHRDRADALATCESTVEIVDPGRITPDTTRTNVLRLTGAELNQLAELTFLDRPTAAGPLVIDVDTTATGGAYTWDVPNLAGVSGQDAPYILWNFADATAITIATGDSIEGTIYAPRAHLTDLDPADIEGDVIVRSLAAGPLDAGTRAKSPRRGVQRELRAPVNAGEIHSFPFAAKLSCGEEPTPPTPTPTDPTPTDPTPTDPTPTDPTPTPTDPTPTPTDPTPTDPTPSPTDPDPTPTESSSEPPTTPSASPGHPGPDGDLADSGTSPRTYAAAALAVLSMLSGLLLVRRFRN encoded by the coding sequence ATGACGAAGCCGACCAAGCCGCCCCTCGGGCTCACCGCCTGCGCCGCCGCCTGTGCCGTGGCCGCGCTGGCCCTCCCGGCGGGTGCGGTCGTGCCCCGCGCGGCGGCCGTCGCCGTGACCGTGGGGAACCCCGTCGCCGGGAACAACGGCTTCGGCGTCGTCACCGAGAAGAACGCCCTTCTGGGCAGTACGGAGTCCGAGGGCCCCGTCGCCGTCGGCGGCGACCTGGCCTACGGCGCCGGATACAACGTCTCCCTGCACACCGCCGGGACCTTCACCGCCCCCGGTGACGCCCGCCCGACCGCGCTCCTCGTCGGCGGCCGGATCGACTACGCGCACAGCAGCCCGGTGGGCGTCCTGAAGGTCCTCGCCGACGGGTACGTGAAGGTCGGCGACGCGACGGGGTCCGACGTGGTGACGAAGGACGGCAACGGGGCCACGGTCAAGACGCAGGTCACCGCGACCGGAGCCGGCCACGACGCCACACCCCGCATCGAACTCACCACCGAGCAGCCCGCGTCCTCCGTGGCCCCCGCCCCCGGCCTGATGGACTTCACGTCGCTCTTCTCCACCCACCGCGACCGCGCCGACGCGCTCGCCACCTGCGAGAGCACGGTCGAGATCGTCGACCCCGGCCGCATCACCCCGGACACGACCCGCACGAACGTCCTGCGCCTGACGGGCGCCGAGTTGAACCAGCTCGCGGAACTGACGTTCCTCGATCGCCCGACGGCGGCGGGTCCGCTGGTCATCGACGTCGACACGACGGCCACGGGAGGCGCGTACACCTGGGACGTCCCCAACCTCGCCGGGGTGAGCGGGCAGGACGCCCCGTACATCCTGTGGAACTTCGCCGACGCGACGGCGATCACGATCGCCACCGGCGACTCGATCGAGGGGACGATCTACGCGCCCCGCGCCCACCTCACGGACCTCGACCCCGCCGACATCGAGGGCGACGTCATCGTCCGCTCCCTCGCGGCGGGGCCCCTGGACGCCGGCACCCGGGCGAAGTCCCCGCGCAGGGGCGTCCAACGGGAGCTGCGGGCCCCGGTGAACGCGGGCGAGATCCACTCCTTCCCGTTCGCGGCGAAGCTGAGCTGCGGCGAGGAGCCGACGCCGCCCACCCCGACGCCCACGGACCCGACGCCCACGGACCCGACGCCCACGGACCCGACTCCGACGGATCCGACTCCGACTCCGACGGATCCGACTCCGACTCCGACGGACCCGACCCCGACGGATCCGACCCCGAGTCCGACGGACCCGGACCCGACCCCGACGGAATCCTCGTCCGAGCCCCCGACCACCCCCAGCGCCTCCCCGGGCCACCCGGGCCCGGACGGCGACCTCGCCGACAGCGGCACGAGCCCCCGCACCTACGCGGCCGCCGCCCTCGCCGTCCTGAGCATGCTGAGCGGCCTGCTGCTGGTCCGACGCTTCAGGAACTGA
- a CDS encoding ABC transporter substrate-binding protein: protein MSNPTTTSPSPSGTEQRAERTDRPPVLVGALVPLTRPGWIDAGRHLLAGLDLAAREVDEAGGIHGRPLELVVRDTAADPERAAAAVDELAGLGVAAVVGEYHSVVARAAAARADALGLPYLCSSAVLDALTEEPTEWVARLAPAQSRGWRIYADFLLGAGRSRVAVATQPSVYWASGTRVLRDHLAARGGTVVELDANALTPEALCDALVDHGATALLLLVGHPEPAVPIVRAVRGDTRLSELLIGAPAGQPEFAGWAAALGEDGAGIPFLRYLPEHLGPLGERVAKELHARLGESPSFVAFEGWDAVTALAEVLRAHGTDRAAVAAAWASVEVEGTRGPIRFSRTPGIPVRQWTWPPIHVADRDPAAPDRFRILHVG from the coding sequence ATGAGCAACCCGACGACCACGTCCCCCTCGCCGTCCGGAACAGAGCAGAGAGCAGAGCGGACGGACAGGCCGCCCGTCCTCGTGGGCGCTCTCGTCCCGCTGACGCGGCCCGGTTGGATCGACGCCGGCCGGCATCTGCTCGCGGGGCTCGACCTCGCCGCCCGTGAGGTCGACGAGGCCGGCGGGATCCACGGCAGGCCGCTGGAGTTGGTGGTCCGGGACACCGCGGCCGATCCGGAGCGGGCCGCGGCGGCCGTGGACGAACTGGCAGGACTGGGCGTGGCCGCCGTGGTGGGCGAGTACCACAGCGTCGTCGCCCGGGCCGCCGCCGCCCGGGCCGACGCGCTCGGCCTGCCGTACCTCTGCTCGTCCGCCGTACTCGACGCGCTCACCGAGGAGCCGACGGAGTGGGTCGCGCGCCTGGCCCCGGCCCAGTCCCGGGGCTGGCGGATCTACGCGGACTTCCTCCTCGGCGCGGGCCGGAGCCGGGTCGCCGTGGCGACCCAGCCGAGCGTCTACTGGGCGTCCGGGACCCGCGTCCTCCGCGACCACCTCGCCGCCCGGGGCGGCACCGTCGTCGAACTCGACGCGAACGCGCTGACGCCCGAGGCCCTGTGCGACGCGCTCGTCGACCACGGCGCGACCGCGCTGCTCCTGCTGGTCGGCCATCCGGAACCGGCGGTGCCGATCGTCAGGGCCGTCCGGGGCGACACGCGGCTCTCGGAGCTCCTGATCGGTGCTCCGGCCGGACAGCCGGAGTTCGCCGGATGGGCGGCGGCGCTGGGCGAGGACGGCGCGGGGATCCCGTTCCTGCGCTACCTGCCCGAGCACCTCGGCCCGCTGGGCGAACGCGTCGCGAAGGAGCTCCACGCGCGCCTGGGCGAGTCCCCCTCCTTCGTCGCCTTCGAGGGCTGGGACGCCGTCACGGCCCTCGCGGAGGTCCTGCGCGCCCACGGCACGGACCGGGCGGCCGTCGCCGCGGCCTGGGCGAGCGTGGAGGTCGAGGGCACGCGCGGGCCGATCCGGTTCTCCCGTACGCCGGGCATCCCCGTGCGGCAATGGACCTGGCCGCCGATCCACGTCGCCGACCGGGACCCGGCGGCGCCGGATCGCTTCCGCATCCTCCACGTCGGCTGA
- a CDS encoding AraC family transcriptional regulator has translation MWSVVSSGELPEGERFEWFADMISREVMPTALSSELPGTFSAEAALLDLGELQVSNVAYTPLRSRRTPALIRRGDPEQYQLGLVTKGAMTLVQNGNSCEAEVGDLVFWDTSRPSDARYVSEGDPGQLVILQLPRDVLPLRSNRLDGLLARRMPGGHGVGAVLVDFLRSLVRHGGDCTPDELQRIGSTAVDLAAACLAQNLDAEQQLPAEVRARAVLRRIHAFVEYNLGDPELTPVVIAAHHNLSVRTLHQLFKGEGEGETVQARIRRRRLERCRADLERPEFLTHPVQAIAARWGFSGPAVFSRSFREAYGVSPTEFRAGALSVKERRAERTAR, from the coding sequence ATGTGGTCGGTGGTGTCGTCGGGGGAACTCCCCGAGGGAGAGCGGTTCGAGTGGTTCGCGGACATGATCTCGCGGGAGGTGATGCCCACCGCGCTCAGCAGTGAGCTGCCCGGAACCTTCTCCGCGGAGGCGGCCCTGCTGGACCTGGGGGAGCTGCAGGTGTCCAACGTCGCCTACACGCCGCTGCGTTCGCGGCGGACACCCGCGCTCATCCGGCGGGGCGACCCCGAGCAGTACCAGCTCGGCCTGGTCACCAAGGGGGCCATGACCCTCGTCCAGAACGGCAACAGCTGTGAGGCGGAGGTCGGGGACCTCGTCTTCTGGGACACCTCGCGGCCGTCCGACGCCCGGTACGTCTCCGAGGGCGATCCGGGACAGCTCGTGATCCTCCAACTCCCGCGTGACGTCCTGCCCCTCCGGTCGAACCGGCTCGACGGACTGCTCGCGCGGCGGATGCCCGGCGGGCACGGCGTCGGGGCGGTCCTCGTCGACTTCCTGCGGTCCCTCGTCAGGCACGGCGGCGACTGCACGCCGGACGAGTTGCAGAGGATCGGCTCGACCGCCGTCGACCTCGCGGCGGCCTGCCTGGCGCAGAACCTCGACGCCGAGCAGCAACTCCCCGCCGAGGTGCGGGCGCGGGCCGTGCTCCGCCGGATCCACGCGTTCGTCGAGTACAACCTGGGCGACCCGGAGCTCACCCCGGTCGTCATCGCCGCCCACCACAACCTCTCCGTACGCACCCTCCACCAGCTCTTCAAGGGCGAGGGGGAAGGGGAGACCGTCCAGGCCCGCATCCGGCGGCGGCGCCTCGAACGGTGCCGGGCCGACCTCGAACGGCCCGAGTTCCTCACCCACCCCGTGCAGGCCATCGCGGCGCGGTGGGGGTTCAGCGGCCCGGCGGTGTTCAGCCGGTCCTTCCGGGAGGCGTACGGGGTGAGTCCGACCGAGTTCCGCGCGGGTGCGCTGAGCGTCAAGGAACGGCGCGCCGAGCGCACAGCCCGCTGA
- a CDS encoding serine/threonine-protein kinase yields MNGRVIGGRYELATVIGQGGMGQVWTAYDGRLDRRVAVKLLRPAGIAGPATAADELRRRFVRECRVTAQVDHPGLVTVHDAGSDGDELYLVMQYVDGADLADHLAENDPYPWEWAVCVAAQLCAVLAAVHAVPIVHRDLKPRNVMIRPDGTVTVLDLGVASVLDTDTTRLTHTGSPIGSPAYMAPEQAMGGAVGPYTDLYALGALLHELLSGDVPFSGSTALGVLHRHLYEPPKPIRQLRPEIPEPLEALVLRLLAKDPRDRPSGAQEVYEHLLPLLPARGAPAGPMDPTRPFLRPHAPWPDRSTATAAPAPAAAQPASPPADPRMYGTPTPPPVPAHAPRPDVAAAVDEVKRLLAEGSLTQAVDILGGILPAAAAEHGERSPVVRILRKQYASTLMDDGQYRRALPELRRLAEDREAEAGPADPGTLQFRYDAAVCREQLGETAAALAEFRSVLPYYEQGADPARAFDIRHRIGLLHLATGEHAAGQAELQRLLFDAERAYGPYHPLPVELRRALEHQRQLGRPS; encoded by the coding sequence GTGAACGGACGTGTCATCGGCGGGCGTTACGAGCTCGCCACCGTCATCGGGCAGGGCGGCATGGGCCAGGTCTGGACGGCGTACGACGGGCGGCTCGACCGCCGGGTCGCGGTGAAGCTCCTCCGGCCCGCCGGAATCGCCGGGCCCGCGACCGCCGCCGACGAGCTGCGGCGCCGGTTCGTGCGCGAGTGCCGGGTGACGGCGCAGGTCGACCACCCGGGCCTGGTGACCGTGCACGACGCGGGCAGCGACGGCGACGAGCTGTACCTCGTCATGCAGTACGTGGACGGCGCCGACCTCGCCGACCATCTGGCCGAGAACGACCCGTACCCCTGGGAGTGGGCCGTCTGCGTCGCCGCGCAGCTGTGCGCGGTCCTCGCCGCCGTCCACGCGGTGCCGATCGTGCACCGCGACCTCAAGCCGCGGAACGTGATGATCCGCCCCGACGGCACGGTCACCGTCCTCGACCTCGGCGTCGCCTCCGTCCTCGACACGGACACCACCCGCCTCACGCACACCGGTTCGCCCATCGGCAGCCCGGCGTACATGGCGCCGGAGCAGGCCATGGGCGGCGCCGTCGGCCCGTACACCGACCTGTACGCGCTCGGGGCCCTGCTCCACGAACTCCTCAGCGGTGACGTGCCCTTCTCCGGTTCGACCGCGCTCGGGGTGCTGCACCGGCACCTGTACGAGCCGCCGAAGCCGATCCGGCAGCTGAGGCCGGAGATCCCCGAGCCGCTCGAAGCGCTCGTGCTGCGGCTGCTCGCCAAGGACCCGCGCGACCGGCCGTCCGGCGCGCAGGAGGTGTACGAGCACCTGCTGCCGCTGCTGCCCGCGCGCGGCGCCCCGGCGGGGCCGATGGACCCGACCCGGCCGTTCCTGCGCCCGCACGCGCCCTGGCCGGACCGGAGCACGGCGACCGCCGCCCCGGCCCCGGCGGCCGCGCAGCCGGCGTCCCCGCCCGCGGACCCCCGGATGTACGGGACGCCCACGCCCCCACCCGTACCCGCGCACGCGCCCCGGCCCGATGTCGCCGCCGCCGTCGACGAGGTCAAGCGGCTGCTCGCGGAGGGTTCCCTGACGCAGGCGGTGGACATCCTCGGCGGCATCCTGCCCGCCGCCGCGGCCGAGCACGGGGAGCGGTCGCCGGTCGTCCGCATCCTGCGCAAGCAGTACGCGTCGACGCTGATGGACGACGGCCAGTACCGTCGCGCGCTGCCGGAGCTGCGCCGCCTCGCGGAGGACCGTGAGGCGGAGGCGGGCCCGGCGGATCCGGGGACCCTGCAGTTCCGGTACGACGCGGCGGTGTGCCGGGAGCAACTCGGCGAGACGGCGGCCGCGCTCGCGGAGTTCAGGTCGGTCCTGCCGTACTACGAGCAGGGGGCGGACCCGGCCCGCGCCTTCGACATCCGGCACCGGATCGGGCTGCTGCACCTGGCGACGGGGGAGCACGCGGCCGGACAGGCGGAGCTCCAGCGGCTGTTGTTCGACGCGGAGCGTGCCTACGGCCCGTATCACCCGCTTCCGGTGGAGTTGAGAAGGGCGCTGGAGCACCAGCGGCAGCTGGGGCGCCCTTCCTGA
- a CDS encoding metalloregulator ArsR/SmtB family transcription factor, whose amino-acid sequence MDAVFKALADPTRRLLLDRLRAYDGQTLRELCEHLDMARQSATQHLDVLGQAGLVTVVRRGRERLHYLNPAPIHEIEERWISGFDKPRLLALSSIKHQAEEYAMTTEQATSVPTYVYVTYIRASAEQVWRALTDADLTARYWDHANVSDWKPGSDWEHRRIDGSGTVDVVGRVVAAEPPNRLVITFDDSEGEEKPGGPSVVTFLVEPHEEIIRLTVTHENLPNREMLQGISTGWPAVLSNLKSLLETGEVLSPAPWEMFSSHA is encoded by the coding sequence GTGGACGCGGTCTTCAAGGCGCTGGCCGACCCCACCCGACGACTCCTCCTCGACCGTCTGCGCGCGTACGACGGCCAGACGCTCCGCGAACTGTGCGAGCACCTGGACATGGCGCGCCAGTCGGCCACCCAGCATCTCGACGTCCTCGGCCAGGCCGGACTCGTGACCGTCGTACGACGCGGACGGGAACGGCTCCACTACCTCAACCCCGCGCCGATCCACGAGATCGAGGAGCGCTGGATCTCCGGGTTCGACAAGCCCCGACTGCTCGCCCTCAGCTCCATCAAGCACCAGGCAGAGGAGTACGCCATGACGACCGAACAGGCCACGTCCGTACCGACCTACGTCTACGTCACCTACATCCGCGCGAGCGCCGAACAGGTGTGGCGGGCGCTGACCGACGCCGACCTGACCGCCCGCTACTGGGACCACGCCAACGTCTCGGACTGGAAGCCCGGTTCGGACTGGGAGCACCGGCGGATCGACGGCTCGGGCACCGTCGACGTCGTCGGCCGCGTGGTCGCGGCGGAGCCGCCGAACCGTCTCGTCATCACCTTCGACGACTCGGAGGGCGAGGAGAAGCCCGGCGGGCCGTCGGTCGTGACCTTCCTCGTCGAGCCGCACGAGGAGATCATCCGGCTCACCGTGACCCACGAGAACCTCCCCAACCGGGAGATGCTGCAGGGGATCTCGACCGGCTGGCCGGCCGTGCTGTCCAACCTCAAGTCGCTGCTCGAAACCGGCGAGGTCCTGTCGCCGGCGCCGTGGGAGATGTTCTCCTCCCATGCCTGA
- a CDS encoding DUF2625 domain-containing protein — protein MRELSELIEVEDPAWPVLGEELRAASVPVEALAADAERGAAALLQTQVTVRSFLGAFVLHSGGAFVDDGWLRVYGSPAADNERRMPGIARVNSYPPVTVPDWRPRAGLVVAHDVLGGVFVVQGGPADQVGLPGQPGEIVYFAPDSLRWDALGAGYGAWLSWMLSGGTEEFYEGLRWPGWRDEVRELDGDRGLTLYPPLWSAEAHQDLAATSRSVVAMAELLDLERDTSMQFDEADPGFLGAL, from the coding sequence GTGCGTGAACTGAGTGAACTGATCGAGGTCGAGGACCCGGCGTGGCCGGTCCTCGGCGAGGAGCTGCGGGCGGCGTCCGTCCCCGTCGAGGCGCTGGCCGCCGACGCGGAGCGGGGCGCCGCCGCGCTGCTGCAGACGCAGGTGACCGTGCGGTCGTTCCTGGGGGCGTTCGTGCTGCACAGCGGGGGCGCGTTCGTCGACGACGGCTGGTTGCGGGTGTACGGCAGTCCGGCCGCCGACAACGAGCGGCGGATGCCCGGGATCGCGCGGGTCAACAGCTATCCGCCGGTGACCGTCCCCGACTGGCGGCCCAGGGCCGGGCTCGTCGTGGCCCACGACGTGCTGGGCGGCGTGTTCGTCGTCCAGGGCGGGCCGGCGGACCAGGTCGGACTCCCGGGACAGCCCGGGGAGATCGTCTACTTCGCGCCGGACTCGCTGCGGTGGGACGCGCTGGGCGCCGGCTACGGGGCCTGGCTGTCGTGGATGCTGTCGGGCGGCACGGAGGAGTTCTACGAGGGGCTGCGCTGGCCCGGCTGGCGCGACGAGGTCCGTGAGCTGGACGGGGACCGGGGGCTCACGCTCTACCCGCCGCTGTGGTCCGCCGAGGCGCACCAGGACCTGGCGGCGACGAGCCGGAGTGTCGTGGCGATGGCCGAGCTGCTGGACCTCGAGCGGGACACGAGCATGCAGTTCGACGAGGCCGACCCCGGATTCCTGGGGGCGCTGTGA